From a single Silene latifolia isolate original U9 population chromosome 6, ASM4854445v1, whole genome shotgun sequence genomic region:
- the LOC141585994 gene encoding uncharacterized protein LOC141585994 encodes MGEHGVGENVTTCYEDGKIIENVGKPEVTESELSLSSDDNAPRLDQDVAPPSQEDRPNVAPPPRIDYRGRIRSSANEDAYRGRIRHPRRLRLPGEDEHLNYGRAPLIRDLYSDSVRPLPSVNEDTYGGGGVRMSPFTTTHNYGTQQLCCAQQGQPMSSPTLIKNNSYAHSDRPLSSANEDAYSGGIRMRRDVTTRNYGKVPLTSDNFADASDRRPLPPVNEEAYGGVVVRMSPFTMRKDLGFLTSGFGRILCNRLLYFTVIVSIFCCLICRIVAR; translated from the coding sequence ATGGGTGAACATGGTGTTGGAGAAAATGTCACAACTTGTTATGAAGACGGAAAAATAATCGAGAATGTAGGCAAACCTGAAGTTACAGAGAGTGAGCTTTCGTTGAGCTCAGATGACAATGCACCTCGACTCGACCAAGATGTGGCTCCTCCATCACAGGAGGATCGCCCCAATGTGGCTCCTCCACCGAGAATTGATTATAGAGGACGTATTCGATCATCTGCCAATGAGGACGCTTATAGAGGACGTATTCGACACCCTAGAAGGCTAAGGCTGCCAGGGGAAGATGAACACCTTAACTACGGGAGGGCGCCATTGATCAGGGACCTTTATTCTGACAGTGTTCGGCCTCTACCGTCAGTCAATGAGGACACTTATGGAGGAGGAGGAGTTAGAATGAGCCCATTTACTACAACTCATAATTACGGCACGCAGCAGCTGTGTTGTGCTCAGCAAGGACAACCTATGTCTTCACCGACATTGATCAAGAATAACTCCTATGCTCACAGTGATCGGCCTCTATCATCAGCCAATGAGGACGCTTATAGTGGAGGAATTAGAATGCGCAGGGATGTTACAACCCGTAACTATGGGAAGGTGCCATTGACCAGTGATAATTTTGCAGATGCCAGTGATCGGCGGCCTCTACCGCCAGTCAATGAGGAAGCTTATGGAGGAGTAGTAGTTAGAATGAGCCCATTTACTATGAGAAAGGACCTCGGATTCTTGACATCAGGTTTTGGAAGAATATTATGTAATCGTTTGTTATATTTCACGGTTATTGTGTCTATATTTTGCTGCCTAATTTGTAGAATTGTAGCTAGGTAG
- the LOC141585987 gene encoding pectinesterase inhibitor 9-like: MAKYNLSLLLLSLTILLIVSGVTSCRRCSKTRAFINYSCSTTRYPKVCEQTLSGYVNSTNISHEELAQITLRASLARARFARAYLTKLASNLKKSPHVFEYRAIGSCIDQINDSVAQLRQSLLELQKYSTEGGVDDFMWHMSNVVTWASTALTDQTECAQAFSGSGRGKSLRNVIKAKVNDVSHVTSNALALVNRFVTRRRFAHRSIHKP, from the coding sequence atgGCAAAATACAACCTCTCTTTACTACTACTCTCCCTCACCATACTCCTCATCGTCTCTGGCGTAACGAGTTGTCGTCGTTGCTCAAAAACTCGAGCATTCATCAATTATTCATGTAGTACAACGCGTTATCCAAAAGTATGTGAACAAACTTTATCAGGTTATGTTAATAGTACAAACATAAGTCACGAGGAATTAGCCCAGATAACATTAAGGGCTAGTTTGGCTCGAGCAAGATTTGCTCGAGCCTACTTAACCAAATTGGCTAGTAACCTAAAGAAATCACCCCACGTGTTCGAGTACCGTGCTATAGGAAGTTGTATAGACCAAATTAATGACAGTGTCGCACAACTTAGACAATCGTTATTAGAGTTACAAAAATATAGTACAGAGGGAGGAGTTGACGACTTTATGTGGCATATGAGTAATGTTGTGACTTGGGCTAGTACCGCGCTCACTGACCAAACTGAATGTGCTCAGGCATTTTCAGGTAGTGGGCGCGGGAAAAGTCTAAGGAATGTTATTAAAGCGAAGGTGAATGATGTTTCTCATGTTACTAGTAACGCTTTGGCTTTGGTTAATCGATTTGTTACTAGACGTCGGTTCGCACATAGAtccatacacaagccttaa